The genomic region ACGGGAACTTGAATTTATTTTTGTAAGCTTGGTTGAGCTTGGAGATGGTTTCAAACTGTTCTGCTGTCAACTTGTTGAGCTTTGCTGATTGTTGTTCGGCCGTTGAAAAATCGGTTAATTCTCCCGAAATGGCTAGTTTCCCTGCCAAATCCGGGTGAGCTCGAATAAGTTCTAGTTTTTGCCCCTCATCGGCAGCTTCCAATGTTTCCCTCAAATCGTGATGCAAGTTCTCAATAGTGTGAAACGGTCTTTTCTCCCAGGTCTCTCGTGGAATCCAGGGTGAATGTTCAAATATTTCGCCTAGAATTTGGGCGAAGGATCTTTGATCGGAATGGTTTAATATTTCTAGATTCATATCCCTTAGCACTTCTTTTTCTTTGGTAGAAAGATATTCAGAACCAGTGCGGTCAAGCCGCCGCTTGTAATTCCCGAACTAAATACATTCTCAATCGCATCTGGTAAGGGGTTCATGATTTCTGGATCAAAGCCTATTCCTATCCCAACACCCAGCGAAACTGCCAATATAAGAAGGCTTCTATGGTCAA from Verrucomicrobiota bacterium harbors:
- the uraD gene encoding 2-oxo-4-hydroxy-4-carboxy-5-ureidoimidazoline decarboxylase — encoded protein: MLNHSDQRSFAQILGEIFEHSPWIPRETWEKRPFHTIENLHHDLRETLEAADEGQKLELIRAHPDLAGKLAISGELTDFSTAEQQSAKLNKLTAEQFETISKLNQAYKNKFKFPFIICVKDHTQSSIFKHFEERVNNDAETELNAALKQISRIAWHRLNDLLT